A window of the Arachis duranensis cultivar V14167 chromosome 5, aradu.V14167.gnm2.J7QH, whole genome shotgun sequence genome harbors these coding sequences:
- the LOC107487193 gene encoding transcription factor bHLH71 produces MALLEDHHHLSSSNEFSNFVVYDTISATPFSSHGSSSTSFLVEENKVEEYGERTTTRKRQSGEAGQGKKKRRRKPRVCKNKEEAENQRMIHITVERNRRKLMNEHLAVLRSLMPESYVQRGDQASIVGGAIEFVKELEQLLQCLEAQKLKLVHQGMAAQQSNKNNNEDELMMMMMMVMGSAPFSHFFVHPQFTWSQAPNKYASHHNKTNNNNNNNQAAMADIEVTLIETHANLRILSRKSPKQLSKLLSGFQNLSLTILHLNVTSMDPLVLYSISAKVEEECQLGSVDDIASAVHNLLKMIEEEDSLCSLYGEVTKSTPSPLQDSLENSNTEYSLS; encoded by the exons ATGGCCTTATTAGaagatcatcatcatctttcaTCATCAAATGAGTTTTCCAACTTCGTTGTGTATGATACTATTTCTGCAACCCCTTTTAGCAGCCATGGAAGTTCATCTACTTCTTTCTTGGTAGAAGAAAACAAGGTGGAAGAGTATGGAGAGAGGACAACAACACGAAAACGGCAATCGGGTGAAGCAGGgcaagggaagaagaagagaaggagaaagcCAAGGGTATGCAAGAACAAAGAAGAAGCTGAGAATCAAAGAATGATCCACATTACTGTTGAAAGGAACAGAAGGAAGCTCATGAATGAGCATCTTGCTGTTCTTCGCTCACTCATGCCTGAATCCTATGTCCAAAGG GGTGATCAAGCATCAATAGTAGGTGGAGCTATAGAGTTTGTGAAGGAGCTAGAGCAGCTGTTGCAGTGTCTTGAGGCTCAAAAGTTGAAGCTTGTACATCAAGGAATGGCAGCACAACAatccaacaagaataacaatgaagatgagttgatgatgatgatgatgatggtgatgggaTCAGCCCCTTTTTCTCATTTCTTTGTGCATCCACAGTTCACTTGGTCTCAGGCTCCAAACAAATATGCTTCCCACCACAACAAgactaacaataataataataataatcaagcaGCCATGGCTGACATTGAGGTTACTTTGATTGAAACCCATGCAAACCTCAGAATCCTCTCAAGGAAAAGCCCCAAGCAACTTTCAAAGTTGCTTTCTGGTTTTCAGAATCTCTCTCTCACCATTTTGCATCTCAATGTCACCTCCATGGACCCCTTAGTACTCTATTCCATTAGCGCCAAG GTTGAAGAAGAATGCCAACTTGGTTCTGTAGATGACATTGCAAGTGCAGTTCACAACTTGCTTAAaatgattgaagaagaagattccCTTTGCAGTTTATACGGTGAAGTTACCAAATCAACCCCCTCTCCCCTTCAAGACTCACTAGAGAATTCAAACACAGAATATTCTCTTAGCTAG